Sequence from the Molothrus aeneus isolate 106 chromosome 7, BPBGC_Maene_1.0, whole genome shotgun sequence genome:
GAGCGAGCGGGCGGGCGGTGCCAGACGGGCGCCCAGCGGACCGCAACGACGGCGGCGCCCCGGAGCCCCCCAGGCGGCTCCGCCCCGGCCACCCGCAGGTGGGTCCGCCCTGCCCGCGCCCCCCACGTCGGGGCGGGACCGAGGGCTGGAGCCGGGCGCCCGCTCGCCGAGGCGAcgccccccgcgcccgcccAGCCCCGCCGGGCTCTCGGCGCGCCGCGTCCCctcggagcggagcggagcggggcggctCTCGGCATGGCGGGGCTCCCGGCCGGCCGGCGGGCGGGCTGAggcgggggccgggcggggaGGCGCCGGCGGCGGGGTCTCACCGCCTCTTCTTGCCGTCCCCCGCAGGGAGCGGCCGGCCCCCCGCGCCACCATTGCCTCGCACGGCAAGGAGGACCtgctcgccgccgccgcccggctcTGGCAGCGGAGGAGGCGGCTGCTGGCCGCCGCCGGGCTCGCCCTGGCCATGGCCGTCGCGCTGCTGGTCGCcgtgcccctgctgctgctgcaagcgCCCGCCGACACCGGCGCCCACTACGAGATGATGGGCACCTGCCGCATGATCTGCGACCCGTACAGCGGCGGGCGGCCGCCCGGGCCCGGCAGCACCGCCGCCGTGGAGGCCCTGCAGGACCTGGGCGCCAACCCCCCGCCGCCCTTCGTGCAGGGACCCAAGGGGGAGCCGGGCCGGCCGGGCAAGCCGGGCCCCCGCGGGCCGCCCGGGGAGCCGGgcccgccggggccgcggggcccgCCGGGGGAGCGGGGCGACGCGGGGAAGCCGGGGCTGCCCGGGCTGGCGCTggcgggcgcgggcggcggcgggagcggcggcggggcggcggcgggcggcgagGCGGCGGGCGGGCTGAGCGCCGCCTTCAGCGGGCCGCGCATCGCCTTCTACGTGGGGCTCAAGAGCCCCCACGAGGGCTACGAGGTCCTCAAGTTCGACGACGTGGTGACCAACCTGGGCAACCACTACGACCCGGCCAGCGGCAAGTTCACCTGTCAGGTGCGCGGCATCTACTTCTTCACCTACCACATCCTCATGCGCGGCGGCGACGGCACCAGCATGTGGGCCGACCTCTGCAAGAACGGCCAGGTGGGTTCCGCCGCTCCCCCGCCCGTCCTCCCCGCCCGGggtcccccggtgtccccctcCCATCGTCCCCGTCCCGCGGGCGCGGCACCgggcgccgccgctcccgggaaAAGAGCTAGCGGGAGCATCCTTCGCGCCGTCGGGGCGGGGGGGCGCCTCTAGAGCCGCGAAGAAATCCGAACTCCCGGCTTGCAAACTTCTGTGCCGGgctggggagaaggagaagcgAGGACAGAGGCGGAGGAGGGAGGACACAGGGTAGTGGAGGGGTTTGGAAAGAGGGACTCGGGGCATTGATGGTGCGGGCTGGGGGGAACTGATGGAGGGGCCGTAAAAGAGGAacgtgggggac
This genomic interval carries:
- the C1QL2 gene encoding complement C1q-like protein 2 — encoded protein: MAVALLVAVPLLLLQAPADTGAHYEMMGTCRMICDPYSGGRPPGPGSTAAVEALQDLGANPPPPFVQGPKGEPGRPGKPGPRGPPGEPGPPGPRGPPGERGDAGKPGLPGLALAGAGGGGSGGGAAAGGEAAGGLSAAFSGPRIAFYVGLKSPHEGYEVLKFDDVVTNLGNHYDPASGKFTCQVRGIYFFTYHILMRGGDGTSMWADLCKNGQVRASAIAQDADQNYDYASNSVVLHLDSGDEVYVKLDGGKAHGGNNNKYSTFSGFLLYPD